One window of the Candidatus Eremiobacteraceae bacterium genome contains the following:
- a CDS encoding hemolysin family protein: MTDPRLPALVGIIVLILIAGFFAASEAALLALSRLRILQRAQGSATDDLMRMHDERDLYLTTILVGNIIVLLAADSLATWLAIAIGISRPIFWATAGMTLGALIFGEIVPKMIAVQNPTLWARRLAPILKTARFVLRPVTWFLVFVTHWIIRLFGGNPTAKGPYVTEDDIRALVTAGEEHGVIEEEEKEMIHSIFELGDTVVREVMTPRTDMVCADVDQPIEKAVELVIEQGYSKLPVFDGDIDHIVGVVHDRELLIAVSRGDQHGALRPLMRPIKAIPENKKIDELMREMQAEKVSVAIVVDEYGGTAGLVTMEDLLEEIVGDIMDEYDAETSDKAPSLEHLADGDVVVDARMGIDDVNEKLGLNLPTEDFESIGGYTFGLFGRVPLPGEQVTIDGGVTLVVERTAGRRLLKVRIKSPLAPNGVKPGARSREAAEG; the protein is encoded by the coding sequence GTGACAGATCCCAGGTTGCCGGCGCTCGTCGGCATTATCGTGCTCATCCTCATCGCAGGTTTTTTTGCGGCGTCTGAAGCGGCGCTGCTCGCTTTGAGCCGCTTGCGCATTCTGCAACGTGCTCAGGGCTCGGCGACCGACGATCTGATGCGCATGCACGATGAGCGCGATCTCTACCTCACCACGATCCTCGTCGGAAACATCATCGTGCTGCTGGCGGCGGATTCGCTCGCCACGTGGCTCGCGATCGCGATCGGCATCTCGCGCCCGATCTTTTGGGCGACGGCAGGCATGACGCTCGGCGCGCTCATCTTCGGCGAGATCGTGCCGAAGATGATCGCCGTGCAAAACCCGACGCTCTGGGCGCGGCGGCTCGCACCGATCCTGAAGACCGCGCGCTTCGTCCTGCGGCCGGTCACGTGGTTTCTGGTCTTCGTCACCCATTGGATCATCCGGTTGTTCGGGGGCAATCCAACGGCGAAGGGCCCGTACGTCACCGAGGACGATATTCGCGCGCTCGTCACCGCCGGCGAGGAGCACGGCGTGATCGAAGAAGAGGAGAAGGAGATGATCCACTCCATCTTCGAGCTCGGCGACACGGTCGTGCGCGAAGTCATGACCCCGCGCACCGACATGGTCTGCGCGGACGTGGATCAGCCGATCGAAAAAGCGGTTGAGCTCGTCATCGAGCAAGGGTATTCAAAACTGCCGGTATTCGACGGCGATATCGATCACATCGTCGGCGTGGTGCATGACCGCGAATTATTGATCGCGGTGAGTCGCGGCGATCAGCACGGTGCGCTGCGGCCGCTGATGCGCCCGATCAAGGCGATTCCGGAGAACAAGAAGATCGACGAGCTGATGCGCGAGATGCAAGCCGAGAAAGTATCCGTCGCCATTGTCGTCGACGAGTACGGCGGGACGGCTGGACTCGTGACGATGGAAGATCTGCTCGAGGAGATCGTCGGCGACATCATGGACGAATACGACGCCGAAACGTCTGACAAGGCGCCGTCGCTCGAACACTTAGCCGACGGCGACGTCGTCGTGGACGCCCGAATGGGGATCGACGACGTCAACGAAAAGCTCGGTCTGAATCTTCCCACCGAGGATTTCGAGAGCATCGGCGGCTATACGTTCGGGCTTTTTGGCCGCGTGCCGCTTCCCGGCGAACAGGTGACCATCGACGGCGGCGTGACGCTTGTCGTAGAACGGACCGCGGGAAGAAGGCTTCTCAAGGTTCGAATCAAATCGCCCCTTGCGCCGAACGGTGTTAAACCGGGGGCGCGGTCGCGCGAAGCGGCCGAGGGATGA
- the floA gene encoding flotillin-like protein FloA (flotillin-like protein involved in membrane lipid rafts) — translation MSYLAILAAIVIFILFMMFLYYFPFGLWMSARFAGVPLGIFSLVRMRFMRVPPAVIVQNLITAVKAGVPVSTDLLIAHYLAGGHVDVVVQSLIAAQRAQVPLDWGQAAAIDLAGRNPQEALAAYVTPKVIETPIFQGVAKDGIQLNVKARITVRTKVERIVGGAGEATIVARVGEGVVAAVGSSLDYKEVLENPDHISKTVLSKGLDAGTGFEIVSIDIADVDVGRNVGADLQTAQAEADRRVAQAKAAERQYAALAQEQEMKAQTQAMRAKVVEAEALVPTAMAEAFRAGNLGVMDYYRMKNVLADTEMRQTIAGQPSGGQPSGGGPASPPAGPSTS, via the coding sequence ATGAGCTATCTCGCAATCCTCGCCGCGATCGTCATCTTCATCCTCTTCATGATGTTCCTTTACTACTTCCCGTTCGGACTGTGGATGAGCGCGCGCTTCGCCGGCGTGCCGCTCGGCATCTTCAGCCTCGTGCGGATGCGGTTCATGCGCGTGCCGCCCGCGGTGATCGTCCAGAACTTGATCACGGCAGTCAAGGCGGGCGTTCCCGTGAGCACCGACTTGCTGATCGCGCACTATCTCGCCGGCGGACACGTCGATGTCGTCGTGCAGAGCCTCATCGCCGCACAGCGCGCGCAAGTGCCCCTCGACTGGGGTCAGGCGGCGGCCATCGACCTTGCCGGTCGAAACCCGCAAGAAGCGCTCGCGGCGTACGTGACGCCGAAGGTCATCGAGACGCCCATCTTCCAAGGCGTGGCAAAAGACGGCATCCAGCTCAACGTCAAAGCGCGTATCACCGTGCGCACGAAAGTCGAACGCATCGTCGGCGGCGCCGGCGAAGCGACGATCGTGGCTCGCGTCGGCGAAGGCGTCGTCGCCGCGGTCGGATCGAGCTTGGACTATAAGGAAGTGCTGGAGAATCCGGACCATATCAGCAAAACCGTGCTTTCCAAGGGGCTCGATGCCGGAACGGGATTCGAGATCGTCTCGATCGACATCGCGGACGTGGATGTCGGGCGCAACGTCGGCGCCGATCTCCAGACCGCACAGGCCGAGGCGGATCGCCGCGTCGCTCAAGCAAAGGCTGCAGAGCGCCAGTATGCGGCGCTCGCGCAAGAACAAGAGATGAAGGCCCAGACGCAGGCGATGCGCGCGAAAGTCGTCGAGGCAGAAGCGCTCGTCCCGACTGCGATGGCGGAGGCGTTCCGAGCCGGCAACCTCGGCGTGATGGACTACTATCGCATGAAGAACGTCCTTGCCGACACCGAAATGCGGCAGACCATCGCCGGCCAGCCGAGCGGCGGTCAGCCGAGCGGCGGCGGTCCGGCATCGCCGCCGGCCGGTCCGTCGACGTCATAG
- the ruvX gene encoding Holliday junction resolvase RuvX: MSDVVLGLDVGTVRIGVAVSEGEGLPAMPLATIEQPSRAKAIGEIVRLAVERNAKTLVVGYPLTLAGERGPAALKMDTFIAELRKAFGGEVTAADERLTSAAANKRIRDSGLSGSKRRRLVDRIAAVEILDGWLARRGS, from the coding sequence ATGAGCGACGTCGTTCTCGGCTTGGATGTCGGTACGGTGCGCATCGGCGTCGCGGTCAGCGAGGGAGAAGGTCTTCCCGCCATGCCGCTCGCGACGATCGAGCAGCCATCGCGCGCGAAAGCGATCGGAGAGATCGTGCGGCTCGCGGTCGAACGCAATGCGAAGACGCTCGTGGTCGGTTATCCCCTCACGCTTGCGGGCGAGCGCGGACCCGCCGCGTTGAAAATGGACACGTTCATCGCGGAGTTGCGAAAGGCGTTTGGCGGCGAAGTGACGGCCGCCGACGAGCGCTTGACCAGCGCCGCTGCGAATAAGAGAATTCGGGATAGCGGTCTGAGCGGAAGCAAGCGCCGTCGCCTCGTCGACCGAATCGCCGCAGTCGAGATCCTCGACGGCTGGCTCGCGCGGCGCGGATCGTAG
- the ybeY gene encoding rRNA maturation RNase YbeY gives MPDASVDGPRVFLRGAGNRRLLSAAFLRRAVLATLAKAAPAVVGDITVVLTGDRKIRELNRTFRGIDRATDVLSFDIGDGLKRGEPFGDVVISIETARRQAREYDATLRTEVARLLVHGTLHLCGYDHQVPREAARMHGLTRRLLHTLTST, from the coding sequence ATGCCCGACGCCTCCGTTGACGGTCCGCGCGTGTTCTTGCGCGGCGCGGGAAACAGGCGCCTCCTCTCTGCGGCGTTTCTCCGGCGCGCCGTGCTTGCGACCCTCGCGAAGGCTGCGCCGGCGGTGGTGGGGGACATCACCGTCGTGCTGACAGGCGACCGGAAGATCCGTGAACTCAACCGGACATTTCGCGGCATCGATCGCGCGACGGACGTCCTTTCGTTTGACATCGGCGATGGGCTGAAACGCGGCGAACCGTTCGGCGACGTGGTGATCTCCATCGAGACAGCCCGGCGCCAAGCGCGCGAATACGATGCCACGTTGCGCACGGAGGTGGCGCGCCTGCTCGTGCACGGCACGCTGCATCTTTGCGGCTACGATCACCAGGTACCGCGCGAGGCCGCGCGCATGCACGGCTTGACGCGCCGCCTCCTGCATACGTTGACGAGCACGTGA
- a CDS encoding diacylglycerol kinase family protein, giving the protein MNALRSFAHAVADALDGIYQTLIEQSNFRIQIVLTILVVIGAIVLRFDLVKWAVIVLACGAVLTAELFNTGLEHGIDLFQPGNHPLARSAKHAGAGAVLMIAIAAAAAVTLAYSAALLGK; this is encoded by the coding sequence GTGAACGCGTTGCGCTCGTTCGCCCATGCCGTTGCCGATGCGTTGGATGGCATCTATCAGACGCTGATCGAGCAATCGAACTTCCGAATTCAGATCGTCCTGACCATCTTGGTCGTCATCGGTGCTATCGTGTTGCGCTTCGATCTCGTGAAGTGGGCGGTCATCGTGCTTGCGTGCGGCGCAGTGCTCACCGCGGAACTGTTCAACACGGGACTCGAGCACGGCATCGACCTGTTCCAACCCGGCAATCACCCACTGGCGCGGTCGGCGAAGCACGCCGGCGCCGGCGCCGTGCTCATGATCGCCATCGCCGCGGCAGCGGCGGTCACCCTCGCATACAGTGCGGCACTTTTGGGCAAGTAA
- the cdd gene encoding cytidine deaminase has product MPRLDDARIDELVVKAWEARLNAYAPYSQFHVGSALIAADGRIFTGANVENASLGLSMCAERVALGSAVSAGVRSFAAIAIAGSGPDGVTPCGACRQVLSEFNADLIVLRCRPDGTYGRLSLADLVPSAFTGHGIGDEREAPVLSGV; this is encoded by the coding sequence GTGCCCAGATTGGACGACGCGCGCATCGACGAACTTGTCGTCAAGGCGTGGGAGGCGAGGTTGAACGCGTACGCGCCATACTCGCAATTCCACGTGGGTTCAGCGCTCATCGCCGCTGATGGCCGGATCTTCACTGGTGCAAATGTTGAAAACGCCTCCCTCGGTCTCTCGATGTGCGCCGAACGCGTGGCGCTCGGCAGCGCCGTCTCAGCCGGCGTTCGCTCGTTCGCGGCGATCGCGATTGCCGGCTCCGGACCCGACGGCGTCACGCCGTGCGGCGCATGCCGTCAGGTTCTATCCGAATTCAATGCCGATCTTATCGTTCTGCGCTGCCGCCCCGACGGCACGTACGGCAGACTGTCGCTCGCCGATCTCGTACCGTCCGCCTTCACGGGGCATGGAATCGGCGACGAGCGCGAAGCGCCGGTTCTGTCGGGCGTCTGA
- the recO gene encoding DNA repair protein RecO — translation MRSFTVEAIVLRRRPLGESDRILTLFSRERGKSSAVAKGARKTQSKFGARLDLFSRARITLHTGRSLDVITSASSIGGGWERLVDPDVFAFASYLAESIDGLCEPGLAVPELFDVVAEARDALAAGLRPGAIAAAVDLRILAVLGVGIELDACARCGQPLGRRPLAGGLATLSPAAGGLVCRRCLQAAIQEHDRADDANVRVSASELAALRAIGAIPFKELADHEALEPLARATHAFVQFHAGRRSRSLLATASRT, via the coding sequence GTGAGATCGTTCACCGTCGAGGCCATCGTTCTTCGCAGGCGACCGCTCGGTGAGTCCGACCGGATTCTTACGCTCTTTTCGCGCGAACGCGGCAAATCGTCGGCCGTCGCAAAAGGCGCGCGCAAGACACAGAGCAAGTTCGGCGCGCGATTGGATCTGTTCAGCCGGGCGCGCATCACGCTGCACACAGGCCGGAGCCTCGACGTGATCACGTCTGCGTCGAGCATTGGCGGCGGGTGGGAACGACTCGTGGACCCCGACGTCTTCGCTTTCGCATCGTATCTGGCGGAATCGATCGATGGGCTCTGCGAACCTGGCCTCGCCGTGCCCGAACTCTTCGACGTCGTCGCCGAAGCGCGCGACGCGCTCGCCGCGGGACTTCGTCCTGGCGCTATCGCGGCCGCCGTCGACCTGAGGATCCTCGCAGTGCTCGGTGTCGGCATTGAACTCGATGCGTGCGCGCGCTGCGGGCAGCCCCTCGGGCGCCGCCCGCTTGCGGGCGGCCTCGCGACCCTGTCGCCGGCGGCGGGCGGTCTCGTGTGCCGGCGTTGCCTTCAGGCGGCGATCCAAGAGCATGACCGCGCTGACGACGCGAACGTTCGGGTAAGCGCAAGTGAGTTGGCAGCGCTTCGCGCGATCGGCGCGATACCGTTCAAAGAATTGGCCGACCATGAGGCGCTCGAGCCGCTCGCGCGTGCGACACACGCCTTCGTGCAGTTCCACGCCGGTAGACGCTCGCGCTCCCTCCTCGCCACAGCCAGCCGGACATGA
- a CDS encoding glycosyltransferase, whose product MLFLSASVGEGHTAAAQAVSSAVTARWPDAQCHVVDSYRYASHVFHRVASNGYIGMVKMLPHLYRYIYDQAERATKVSAFKTWLHHYTAVNLRQYVERLAPDVVVCTHAFPCGVMAEYKREFKDAPPVVGIVTDFVVHPFWIHKNIDAYAVATSAMKQALVSRGVRAERVRVTGIPIDCNFARHATKSSARDIIGIERNRTTLLLMGGGLGIGPLEKALVALDEMSRPIQTVVVVGKNARLERRLGDVARRLRHPVVVRGFVGNVCDYMRAADLLISKPGGLTSSEALASELPLVMLKPLPGQEERNTRYLQDRGVGVLLQSSRDLAPAVERLLDDPSEVERMRRRARALAHPDAARAVTDIIARL is encoded by the coding sequence GTGTTGTTCCTCTCCGCCAGCGTCGGGGAGGGCCACACCGCCGCGGCGCAAGCGGTTTCGAGCGCGGTGACGGCCCGCTGGCCGGACGCGCAGTGCCATGTCGTCGATTCGTATCGTTACGCCTCGCACGTCTTCCACCGCGTCGCGAGCAACGGCTACATCGGCATGGTGAAGATGCTGCCGCACCTCTACCGCTATATCTACGATCAAGCGGAACGCGCCACGAAGGTGTCGGCGTTCAAGACCTGGCTCCATCATTACACCGCGGTCAATCTGCGCCAATATGTCGAGCGCCTGGCCCCCGATGTCGTCGTCTGCACGCACGCCTTTCCGTGCGGCGTCATGGCGGAGTACAAGCGGGAGTTCAAAGATGCGCCCCCCGTCGTCGGCATCGTCACGGATTTTGTCGTGCACCCGTTCTGGATACACAAGAACATCGATGCGTATGCCGTAGCCACAAGCGCCATGAAGCAGGCGCTCGTCTCGCGGGGCGTTCGCGCCGAGCGCGTCCGGGTCACCGGCATTCCTATCGACTGCAATTTTGCGCGCCACGCCACGAAAAGCTCCGCGCGCGACATCATCGGGATCGAACGTAACCGGACGACGCTGCTGCTCATGGGCGGCGGCCTGGGCATCGGGCCGCTCGAAAAGGCGCTTGTGGCGTTGGACGAAATGTCGCGTCCGATCCAGACGGTCGTCGTCGTCGGCAAGAACGCCCGTCTTGAACGCCGCCTCGGTGATGTGGCCCGCCGACTGCGCCACCCGGTCGTCGTGCGCGGTTTCGTGGGCAACGTCTGCGACTACATGCGCGCCGCCGATCTTCTGATCTCAAAGCCGGGCGGCCTGACGAGTTCGGAGGCGCTGGCCTCTGAGCTGCCGCTCGTGATGCTCAAGCCCTTGCCCGGACAAGAAGAACGCAACACGCGCTACCTGCAGGACCGCGGCGTCGGCGTGCTGCTGCAGTCGTCGCGCGATCTCGCGCCGGCCGTCGAGCGCCTGCTCGACGATCCGAGCGAAGTGGAGCGGATGCGTCGCCGCGCGCGTGCCCTTGCCCATCCCGATGCGGCACGCGCCGTCACGGACATCATCGCGCGGCTCTAG
- a CDS encoding PhoH family protein produces the protein MKAKATALAQAEARMRVSIGGLDDRIRLFGQLDANLDALEHATGAQLHVQGDEIVLTGERSAVGAASSALRRMLASASSGRELTVEDVGHALAGEQSEAASIAEPLTVTRKGRPVRPRSAGQRDFVGAVAKHTLTFGIGPAGTGKTFLAVVLALEALRAGKVQRIILSRPAVEAGENLGFLPGDLQEKVDPYLRPLFDALAEVMDPQAVQRAVERGQVEVAPLAYMRGRTLSDSFIVLDEAQNTSDEQMQMFLTRIGSGSRMVVCGDDTQIDLPNPSSSGLLHAEELFTDAPDIAVVRLTEADVVRHPLIRTIIARYARRLR, from the coding sequence GTGAAAGCGAAGGCGACCGCGTTGGCCCAAGCGGAAGCTCGGATGCGCGTCTCGATCGGCGGCTTAGACGACCGCATTCGGCTCTTCGGGCAGCTCGATGCGAATCTCGACGCGCTCGAGCACGCCACGGGCGCGCAGCTGCACGTTCAAGGCGACGAAATAGTCCTGACGGGCGAGCGTTCGGCGGTCGGCGCGGCATCGTCCGCATTGCGGCGCATGCTCGCCTCCGCATCGTCGGGCCGCGAACTGACCGTGGAAGACGTCGGACACGCGCTCGCCGGCGAACAATCCGAGGCCGCTTCCATCGCCGAGCCGCTGACAGTCACGCGCAAAGGCCGACCCGTCCGTCCGCGGAGTGCCGGTCAGCGCGATTTCGTCGGCGCCGTAGCAAAGCACACGCTGACGTTTGGGATCGGGCCGGCGGGAACGGGAAAGACGTTCCTCGCGGTTGTCTTGGCGCTCGAGGCGCTGCGCGCGGGAAAGGTCCAGCGCATCATCCTTTCACGGCCGGCCGTCGAGGCTGGCGAAAACCTCGGGTTTCTGCCGGGCGATCTTCAGGAAAAAGTCGATCCGTATCTGCGCCCGCTCTTCGATGCCTTGGCCGAAGTCATGGATCCGCAAGCGGTGCAGCGAGCGGTCGAACGAGGCCAGGTCGAGGTCGCGCCGCTCGCCTACATGCGCGGCCGAACGCTGAGCGACTCGTTCATCGTCTTAGACGAGGCCCAGAACACGTCCGATGAGCAGATGCAGATGTTCCTCACCCGCATCGGCAGCGGCTCGCGCATGGTCGTCTGCGGCGACGACACGCAGATCGATCTTCCGAACCCGAGCTCGTCCGGGCTGCTGCACGCCGAGGAGCTGTTCACCGACGCCCCGGACATCGCTGTCGTCCGCCTTACGGAGGCTGACGTCGTCCGACATCCGCTGATCCGCACCATCATCGCGCGTTATGCCCGACGCCTCCGTTGA
- the mltG gene encoding endolytic transglycosylase MltG, whose translation MRIAPWLQIALGAVVAICVAAAAFCFWVAFADTERPAQSTSIVIAEGSSLSDIAHQLGDAGIVRWPIAFIAYERLRDRNATIQAAEYTFGPHLALPAVATVLLQGGRPATVWITIPEGFTADQIGAVLQAHGIGTRSEFEAVVAHTDLRLDGVQTRGLEGYLFPDTYQLRRDATSRDAADLMTATFMRKLPRDYLSAARKLKLTIPQIVTAASLIEREARVDVERPIMAGVYYNRLRLGMPLQVDATIEYALPNHKTELSLSDLKIDSPYNTYLYTGLPPTPIANPGAASLNAAFHPATTDYLYYVYKGGGRHAFSTTLQQQVEAEHKYLR comes from the coding sequence GTGCGCATCGCACCGTGGCTTCAGATCGCGCTGGGCGCAGTTGTCGCGATATGCGTCGCGGCCGCGGCGTTCTGTTTCTGGGTCGCGTTCGCCGACACCGAACGGCCGGCACAATCCACGTCGATCGTGATCGCCGAGGGATCCAGCCTTTCCGACATTGCGCATCAACTGGGCGATGCCGGAATAGTGCGGTGGCCGATCGCGTTCATCGCGTACGAACGGCTGCGCGATCGGAATGCGACGATCCAAGCAGCGGAATACACGTTCGGTCCGCATCTCGCACTGCCGGCTGTGGCGACCGTACTGCTGCAGGGGGGCCGTCCGGCGACGGTCTGGATAACGATCCCCGAGGGTTTCACCGCGGACCAGATCGGCGCCGTGCTCCAAGCGCACGGCATCGGAACGAGATCGGAATTTGAAGCCGTCGTGGCACATACCGATCTGCGGCTCGACGGCGTACAGACTCGCGGACTCGAAGGCTATTTGTTTCCGGACACGTATCAGCTGCGCAGAGATGCGACGTCGCGCGATGCCGCCGATCTCATGACTGCGACGTTCATGCGTAAACTGCCCCGCGACTACCTCAGTGCGGCGCGCAAACTAAAGCTGACGATACCGCAGATCGTGACGGCCGCGTCTTTGATCGAGCGCGAAGCGCGGGTGGATGTTGAGCGTCCGATAATGGCCGGCGTCTACTATAATCGCTTGCGGCTCGGCATGCCGTTGCAGGTGGATGCGACGATCGAGTACGCGCTGCCGAACCACAAGACCGAACTCTCGCTCTCCGATCTCAAGATCGACAGTCCGTACAACACCTATCTCTACACCGGGCTGCCGCCGACGCCGATCGCGAATCCCGGAGCTGCGTCGTTGAACGCTGCGTTTCATCCCGCGACGACCGACTATCTGTACTACGTGTACAAGGGCGGCGGCCGGCATGCGTTTTCGACGACGCTGCAGCAGCAAGTCGAGGCCGAGCATAAGTACCTGCGCTAG